A genomic window from Equus caballus isolate H_3958 breed thoroughbred chromosome 5, TB-T2T, whole genome shotgun sequence includes:
- the INSL5 gene encoding insulin-like peptide INSL5, which translates to MKGAIFTLFLFSVLLAVSEVRSEESRKLCGLEYVRTVIYICASARWRRQLAGTPQVQQAEWDNYFQLPSDRGVSEDSPAQNLPKAESSGKEGLQGGQPSAEELWASKKHLLMSRRDLQTVCCTNGCSMTDLSALC; encoded by the exons ATGAAGGGTGCCATTTTCACCTTATTTCTATTCTCTGTCCTGCTCGCTGTCTCAGAAGTGAGGAGTGAAGAGTCCAGGAAGCTCTGCGGGCTGGAGTACGTAAGAACGGTCATCTACATCTGTGCCAGCGCCAGGTGGAGAAGGCAGCTGGCGGGGACCCCTCAAGTTCAGCAAG CTGAGTGGGACAACTACTTCCAGCTGCCAAGTGACCGTGGGGTCTCTGAGGACAGCCCTGCGCAAAACCTTCCCAAGGCGGAGTCCTCCGGGAAGGAAGGTCTTCAGGGTGGACAGCCGTCCGCCGAGGAGCTTTGGGCGTCCAAGAAGCATTTGCTGATGTCAAGACGAGACCTGCAGACGGTGTGCTGCACCAATGGCTGTTCCATGACTGACTTGAGCGCTCTCTGTTAG